In Vigna angularis cultivar LongXiaoDou No.4 chromosome 8, ASM1680809v1, whole genome shotgun sequence, one DNA window encodes the following:
- the LOC128193557 gene encoding sucrose transport protein SUC8-like: MEEQVKQEPSPLRKMVAVSSIAAGIQFGWALQLSLLTPYVQTLGVPHVWASFIWLCGPISGLLVQPIVGYSSDHCQSSFGRRRPFILAGAIAVAIAIILIGYASDIGHMAGDDITKKTRPRAVAIFVVGFWILDVANNMLQGPCRAFLGDLAAGDPKKTRTANAFFSFFMAVGNVLGYAAGSYNDLHKIFPFTETEACNIFCANLKSCFFFSIVLLLVLCIIVLTCVNDPKFTPAPKEVKVEDGKTQVSCFYGECCVAFKGLEKPMWMLMLVTAITWIAWFPYVLFDTDWMGREVYGGDVGQKAYDAGVHAGSLGLMLNSVVLAVASLGVEPLGRLVGGVKWLWAIVNVILAVCLAMTVLITRVAERQRANNPALIGNPSMDVKIGSLAFFCVLGIPLAVTYSVPFALASIYSNNSGAGQGLSLGLLNVSIVIPQMIVSAISGPWDALFGGGNLPAFVLGAAAAAISAVLAIVLLPNPTKEDEAKISSLNMGSFH; the protein is encoded by the exons ATGGAGGAGCAAGTAAAACAAGAACCGAGTCCTCTGAGAAAAATGGTGGCAGTGTCATCCATTGCCGCCGGAATCCAATTTGGATGGGCTCTACAACTCTCCCTCCTCACACCATATGTACAAACCCTAGGAGTTCCACACGTTTGGGCTTCCTTCATATGGCTTTGTGGCCCCATCTCTGGCCTCCTAGTTCAGCCTATTGTAGGCTACAGCAGTGACCATTGCCAATCTTCCTTTGGCCGTCGCCGTCCATTTATCCTCGCCGGCGCAATAGCTGTCGCAATCGCCATTATCCTTATTGGCTATGCTTCCGATATAGGACACATGGCCGGCGATGACATCACAAAGAAAACTCGTCCACGGGCCGTTGCCATCTTCGTCGTCGGCTTTTGGATCTTAGATGTTGCCAACAACATGCTCCAGGGACCATGTCGTGCCTTCCTTGGTGACTTGGCTGCCGGCGATCCCAAAAAAACGAGAACCGCCAACGCATTCTTCTCATTTTTCATGGCTGTGGGCAACGTCCTGGGCTATGCCGCAGGATCCTATAACGATCTCCACAAGATCTTCCCTTTCACTGAAACCGAGGCATGCAACATATTCTGTGCAAACCTAAAGagttgcttcttcttctcaatcgttcttcttcttgttttgtgCATTATCGTTCTGACTTGCGTGAACGACCCTAAGTTCACACCGGCACCAAAGGAGGTGAAGGTAGAAGATGGGAAGACACAAGTTTCGTGCTTCTACGGAGAGTGTTGTGTTGCATTCAAAGGACTGGAGAAGCCAATGTGGATGTTGATGCTAGTGACAGCTATCACATGGATTGCGTGGTTCCCTTATGTGTTGTTCGACACTGACTGGATGGGTCGTGAGGTGTACGGCGGTGATGTGGGTCAGAAGGCATACGATGCTGGTGTGCATGCTGGTTCTTTGGGGCTCATGTTGAATTCAGTGGTGTTGGCTGTGGCGTCTTTGGGTGTAGAACCATTGGGTCGCTTGGTTGGTGGAGTCAAGTGGTTGTGGGCAATCGTTAATGTTATTCTCGCAGTTTGCTTAGCAATGACCGTGCTCATCACAAGAGTCGCTGAGCGACAACGTGCCAATAACCCTGCTCTCATTGGAAACCCTTCCATGGATGTGAAAATTGGATCCTTAGCTTTCTTCTGCGTCCTTGGTATTCCTCTTGCG GTTACGTATAGTGTTCCCTTTGCTCTGGCCTCTATCTATTCTAACAACTCAGGTGCAGGACAAG GATTATCTTTGGGTCTTCTGAATGTTTCAATTGTGATTCCTCAG ATGATTGTATCAGCAATTAGTGGACCATGGGATGCTTTGTTTGGTGGTGGCAACTTGCCCGCATTCGTGTTGGGCGCTGCAGCGGCCGCCATAAGTGCCGTACTTGCAATTGTTCTACTTCCAAACCCCACAAAGGAAGATGAAGCAAAGATTTCCAGCCTCAACATGGGTAGTTTTCATTAA